One window of Salegentibacter sp. Hel_I_6 genomic DNA carries:
- a CDS encoding Gfo/Idh/MocA family protein, whose translation MQNRRTFIKKSGLFIAASTLPIPNFIIPKQKDKLGVALVGLGNYSTGQLAPALQETDYCELKGIVTGSPEKIPVWQRKYGIKDQNVYNYDNMDSIADNDEIDVIYIVLPTGLHAEYAIKAANTGKHVWCEKPMAKTAEECRQIIEACNKNGVKLSIGYRMQHEKNTQTLMKWANTKPFGNMKSLKAEAGYYGDPMNPWKLKKEMGGGAMYDMGVYPLNAVRYTTGLEPISVSATQSTNRPEIFTEVDETTNFNLEFPNGITADCKTSFGESMNNLEANCENGWYYLKPFQSYSGVKGKASDGTILPPFGKNQQAVQMDDDALAIIKDKQVMVPGEDGLKDIVILEKIYESASKNGERLKL comes from the coding sequence ATGCAAAATCGTAGAACTTTTATAAAAAAATCGGGATTGTTTATTGCAGCTTCCACGCTACCCATTCCAAATTTTATAATTCCGAAGCAAAAAGACAAGCTTGGTGTTGCCCTGGTAGGACTGGGAAATTATAGCACCGGCCAACTGGCTCCTGCGCTTCAGGAAACCGATTACTGTGAGCTTAAGGGTATTGTTACCGGAAGTCCTGAGAAAATCCCGGTATGGCAACGCAAATACGGAATTAAAGACCAGAATGTGTATAATTACGACAATATGGATAGCATTGCCGATAATGATGAAATTGATGTGATCTATATTGTGCTACCTACAGGCTTGCACGCCGAATACGCAATTAAAGCTGCTAATACCGGAAAACACGTTTGGTGTGAAAAACCAATGGCAAAAACCGCTGAAGAATGCCGACAGATCATTGAAGCTTGTAATAAAAATGGGGTTAAACTTTCTATTGGCTACCGAATGCAGCACGAAAAGAATACCCAAACCCTTATGAAATGGGCAAATACCAAACCTTTTGGCAACATGAAAAGCCTAAAAGCCGAAGCCGGTTATTATGGTGATCCCATGAATCCCTGGAAACTGAAAAAAGAAATGGGAGGTGGTGCTATGTATGATATGGGAGTTTATCCTTTAAACGCCGTGAGATATACCACCGGTTTAGAGCCTATTTCTGTTAGTGCGACGCAAAGTACTAACCGCCCTGAAATCTTTACCGAAGTTGATGAAACCACCAATTTCAACTTGGAGTTCCCCAATGGGATTACTGCCGATTGTAAAACAAGCTTTGGTGAAAGCATGAATAATCTTGAAGCCAATTGTGAAAATGGATGGTATTATCTAAAACCATTTCAGTCATACTCTGGGGTGAAAGGAAAAGCAAGTGATGGCACTATTTTACCTCCTTTTGGCAAAAATCAGCAAGCGGTGCAAATGGACGATGATGCTCTCGCAATTATTAAGGATAAACAGGTTATGGTTCCCGGTGAAGATGGCTTAAAAGATATTGTGATTCTAGAAAAGATCTATGAATCGGCCAGTAAAAATGGTGAACGCTTAAAGTTATAA
- a CDS encoding YggS family pyridoxal phosphate-dependent enzyme, whose amino-acid sequence MNISENIKKFKDDLPDDVTLIAVSKTKTVDDLLEAYEAGHRQFGENKIQEMTDKWEKLPKDIEWHMVGHVQRNKVKYMAPYVSLIHTVDSLKLLKEIHKEADKNGHCIDCLLQIKIAEEDSKYGISAEKAKEILDSEEFKKLDHVKVKGLMGMATFTDDEAQVKKEFEHLKSVFDDFKEQYSNMNILSMGMSGDYKIALDCGSNMLRIGSDIFGERD is encoded by the coding sequence ATGAATATATCAGAAAATATTAAAAAATTTAAAGACGATTTACCAGACGATGTTACCCTAATTGCTGTTTCCAAGACCAAAACAGTAGATGACCTTTTAGAGGCTTATGAAGCGGGACATAGACAGTTTGGAGAGAATAAGATCCAGGAAATGACCGATAAATGGGAAAAACTCCCAAAGGACATTGAATGGCATATGGTAGGCCATGTGCAGCGGAACAAAGTGAAATATATGGCGCCCTACGTATCGCTAATTCACACGGTAGATAGTCTAAAGTTATTGAAAGAAATCCATAAAGAAGCCGACAAAAATGGCCATTGTATAGATTGCTTGCTTCAAATTAAAATTGCTGAAGAAGATAGTAAATATGGTATTTCGGCTGAAAAAGCAAAAGAAATATTAGATTCAGAAGAATTTAAAAAGTTAGATCACGTTAAGGTAAAGGGTCTTATGGGAATGGCTACTTTCACTGATGACGAGGCACAGGTAAAAAAAGAATTTGAACATTTGAAATCGGTTTTTGATGATTTTAAAGAACAATATTCTAATATGAATATCCTATCCATGGGAATGAGCGGCGATTATAAAATCGCTTTAGACTGCGGAAGCAATATGCTGCGTATTGGGAGTGATATTTTTGGAGAAAGAGATTAA
- a CDS encoding type II toxin-antitoxin system ParD family antitoxin: MGKNTLISLGDYFEDFINEEVKSGRYNTVDEVIHSALRLLEREERKEMELVKALEVGEESGFVESFDPKEHLKKLHSSIDE; the protein is encoded by the coding sequence ATGGGAAAAAACACTTTAATATCACTTGGAGATTATTTTGAAGATTTCATCAATGAGGAAGTGAAGTCTGGACGATATAATACGGTTGATGAGGTTATTCATTCTGCTTTGAGATTATTGGAGAGAGAAGAAAGAAAAGAGATGGAACTGGTTAAAGCTCTGGAAGTTGGAGAAGAAAGTGGATTTGTAGAAAGTTTTGATCCAAAGGAGCACTTAAAAAAATTACATTCCAGTATCGATGAGTAA
- a CDS encoding sensor histidine kinase codes for MKTFVYREIGESWHNIIIHNLLIDWIIVVVYMSLIAISTKRLLNRNYSWIRIFLLHTLFSILIGFVIRFVFDLHGILLGLMTFDDYSLKASLDRMIFVIDLNFLIYFAMIFIIYTYYYLKQVKEAEKQKTLLESQLTNTRMRMLSSQLQPHFLFNTLNSISVLVEMDAKKAQNTIADLSDLLREILYSSENYKVSLRKELRMLDYYLNILTLRFSDHLIIEKEIDESLLDHLVPSLILQPIIENSVKHGYSYHNIHLKILIKIFRENNYLVLSVYNNGKSLNEAQEALLNKGVGISNIRDRLFTLYGKRARFKIYNKELGVETLIKIPYSKT; via the coding sequence ATGAAAACCTTTGTGTACAGGGAAATAGGCGAGTCCTGGCATAACATTATTATACATAACCTGCTTATAGATTGGATTATTGTAGTAGTTTATATGAGCCTTATTGCAATAAGTACCAAACGCCTGCTAAACAGAAATTATTCCTGGATAAGAATCTTTTTACTACATACTTTATTTTCAATTTTAATAGGTTTCGTAATTCGATTTGTATTTGATCTTCACGGAATTCTGCTTGGCTTAATGACTTTTGACGATTATAGTTTAAAGGCGAGCTTAGACCGAATGATTTTTGTGATAGATCTTAATTTTCTCATCTACTTTGCGATGATTTTTATCATCTATACCTATTACTATTTAAAGCAAGTAAAAGAGGCTGAAAAGCAAAAAACGCTATTAGAATCCCAACTTACTAATACACGTATGAGGATGTTATCTTCTCAACTACAACCTCATTTTTTATTTAATACCCTAAATTCAATTTCGGTTTTAGTAGAAATGGATGCTAAAAAAGCCCAAAATACCATCGCAGATTTGAGTGATCTGCTTCGGGAAATTTTATACAGTAGTGAGAATTATAAAGTTAGCTTAAGGAAAGAGTTGCGTATGTTAGACTATTATCTAAATATTCTCACCTTAAGATTTTCAGACCATTTAATAATTGAAAAGGAAATAGATGAAAGTCTCTTAGATCATTTAGTACCATCTTTAATATTGCAACCTATTATAGAAAATTCGGTGAAACACGGCTATTCCTATCACAACATTCATCTTAAAATTTTGATCAAAATTTTTAGGGAGAATAATTATCTTGTGCTTAGTGTTTATAATAATGGAAAATCGCTCAACGAAGCACAAGAGGCGCTTTTAAATAAAGGGGTAGGCATTTCTAATATTCGGGATCGCTTATTTACACTTTATGGAAAAAGGGCCAGGTTTAAGATCTACAATAAAGAGTTGGGAGTAGAGACGCTTATAAAAATCCCGTATTCAAAAACTTAA
- the miaA gene encoding tRNA (adenosine(37)-N6)-dimethylallyltransferase MiaA yields the protein MNNNYLLNVVGPTAIGKTSLAILLAKKFNTEIISADSRQFYKEMRIGTAVPSAEELQAAKHHFIQHISIEEHYNVGDFESEAIQKLDEIFKNKSFAIMVGGSGLYTKSVLNGLDYFPEVPQEIRENLNLKFKEKGLLPLQEELKKLDSEYYKIADVENPQRLIRALEIAIATGKPYSSYLNQPKKQRNFTPINIGLTAEREIIYERINRRVEIMMDEGLLQEAESLFAKRRLNALNTVGYKELFAFLEGKYPLETTVSEIKKNTRRFAKRQLTWFRKDPDIQWFDYKTPTEEIQQFIDAKVAKSSPPLKEGE from the coding sequence ATGAATAATAATTATCTTTTAAATGTGGTTGGACCCACTGCTATTGGTAAAACTTCCCTGGCTATTCTACTTGCCAAAAAGTTTAATACCGAAATTATCTCGGCAGATTCCAGGCAGTTCTATAAAGAGATGCGAATTGGTACCGCTGTTCCTTCTGCAGAAGAATTACAAGCGGCAAAACATCATTTCATTCAGCATATTTCTATTGAAGAGCATTACAATGTTGGAGATTTTGAAAGCGAAGCAATCCAGAAATTAGATGAAATTTTTAAAAATAAAAGTTTCGCGATAATGGTTGGCGGCAGCGGATTGTACACAAAAAGTGTATTAAACGGCCTTGATTATTTCCCTGAAGTTCCTCAAGAAATTCGAGAAAATTTAAACTTAAAATTTAAAGAAAAAGGGCTCCTCCCATTACAGGAAGAACTAAAAAAACTGGATTCCGAATATTATAAAATAGCCGATGTAGAAAATCCGCAGCGCTTAATTAGAGCTCTTGAAATTGCAATAGCTACAGGAAAACCTTATTCTTCTTATTTAAATCAGCCAAAAAAACAGCGGAATTTTACTCCTATCAATATAGGCTTAACTGCCGAGCGTGAAATTATCTACGAACGCATTAACCGCCGGGTAGAAATTATGATGGATGAAGGTTTACTACAGGAAGCAGAAAGCCTATTTGCAAAACGCCGACTTAATGCCTTAAATACGGTTGGTTACAAAGAACTTTTCGCATTTTTAGAAGGAAAATATCCTTTAGAAACCACAGTTTCCGAAATCAAAAAAAATACCCGAAGATTCGCCAAAAGGCAACTTACCTGGTTTAGAAAAGATCCCGACATCCAATGGTTTGATTATAAGACGCCTACGGAAGAAATTCAGCAATTTATTGATGCAAAAGTTGCGAAAAGCTCCCCTCCTCTTAAAGAAGGAGAATGA
- a CDS encoding protein-L-isoaspartate(D-aspartate) O-methyltransferase, translating to MEDNFRHKGKRQQLVKTVKKKGITDKAVLDAVGKIPRHLFMDSSFEDHAYQDKAFPIAADQTISQPYTVAFQTEKLEIEKGDKVLEIGTGSGYQTAVLCELGAKVYSIERQRELYKKTKTFLNKIGYRPKYLSFGDGYKGLPDYAPFDKIIVTAGAPYVPTDLLGQLKVGGRMVIPVGDDVQTMTLFIRKSLKEFDKTEFGQFRFVPLLGDKN from the coding sequence ATTGAGGATAATTTTAGACATAAAGGTAAAAGACAGCAATTAGTAAAAACCGTGAAGAAAAAGGGCATTACTGATAAAGCAGTTTTAGATGCGGTTGGGAAAATTCCCCGGCATCTCTTTATGGATAGCAGTTTTGAGGATCACGCATACCAGGATAAAGCTTTTCCCATTGCTGCAGATCAAACGATCTCCCAGCCTTATACCGTAGCTTTTCAAACCGAAAAACTGGAGATTGAAAAAGGTGATAAAGTGCTGGAAATTGGCACAGGTAGCGGCTACCAAACCGCAGTTTTGTGTGAGCTTGGTGCAAAAGTTTATAGTATAGAACGCCAGCGTGAACTCTATAAAAAGACAAAAACCTTTCTGAATAAAATTGGATACCGCCCCAAATATTTAAGTTTTGGTGATGGCTACAAAGGATTGCCAGATTATGCTCCTTTTGATAAAATTATTGTAACCGCCGGCGCACCCTATGTGCCTACAGATCTTTTAGGTCAGTTAAAAGTTGGTGGTAGAATGGTGATTCCCGTGGGAGACGATGTGCAAACGATGACTCTTTTTATAAGAAAATCTCTTAAAGAATTCGATAAAACCGAATTTGGGCAGTTTAGGTTTGTGCCTTTGCTTGGGGATAAGAATTAG
- a CDS encoding exonuclease domain-containing protein, with the protein MYAVVDIETTGGKYNEEGITEIAIYKFDGLKVVDQFISLVNPEKAIQPFVVNLTGINNDMLRNAPKFYEIAKRIVEITEDCVLVAHNAKFDYRILRTEFKRLGFDFERRSLCTVELSKKLIPDQASYSLGKLVRALGIPLSDRHRASGDAQATVKLFKMLLAKDVEKNILKDAVKLEPKRQVDTRLVYILEDLPGITGVYYFHDNEGEIIYIGKSRNIKKRVTQHFTSEQHKARQMQKEVSSVSFEATGNELVALLKENQEIKQNKPKYNKALKKNIFSHALYHSTDENGYINLYIARAGKKNSITTFSSLKRARNVLEMWIDKYELCQRLCSLEKGSGNCFNYTIKKCHGACIEEESAESYNERVRALIDQHSYKNQHMLVIDRGRDIDEKSALLVEDGEFKGIGYFNLNHQINNIDIIRSIITPMKNDRDAQHIIQSYLRRNSRLKIVQLDPLAK; encoded by the coding sequence TTGTACGCAGTAGTAGACATAGAAACCACCGGTGGTAAATACAACGAAGAAGGAATAACCGAAATTGCTATTTATAAGTTTGATGGACTAAAAGTAGTAGATCAGTTTATAAGCCTTGTAAATCCTGAAAAAGCAATTCAGCCTTTTGTTGTGAACCTCACTGGAATTAATAACGATATGCTGCGTAATGCACCTAAATTTTACGAAATTGCCAAACGCATCGTAGAAATTACCGAAGACTGTGTTTTGGTAGCCCACAATGCAAAATTCGATTATCGTATTCTTCGCACCGAGTTTAAAAGGCTGGGCTTTGATTTTGAAAGAAGATCCCTCTGTACCGTAGAACTTTCTAAAAAACTCATCCCAGACCAGGCGTCTTATAGCCTGGGTAAATTGGTTAGAGCCCTGGGAATTCCCTTGAGCGATAGACACCGCGCTAGCGGAGATGCCCAGGCCACTGTGAAACTTTTTAAAATGCTTCTCGCTAAAGATGTTGAGAAAAATATTCTAAAAGATGCCGTAAAATTAGAACCTAAACGACAGGTAGATACCCGGCTGGTTTATATTTTGGAGGATCTCCCAGGTATTACTGGAGTATATTACTTTCATGATAACGAAGGGGAGATTATATATATTGGAAAAAGCAGGAATATTAAAAAGCGTGTAACTCAGCATTTCACTAGTGAGCAACATAAAGCCAGGCAAATGCAAAAAGAAGTTTCCTCGGTTAGTTTTGAAGCTACCGGTAACGAACTCGTAGCACTTTTAAAGGAGAATCAGGAAATAAAGCAGAATAAACCTAAATACAATAAGGCTCTAAAGAAGAATATATTTAGTCACGCGCTCTATCATTCTACAGATGAAAATGGCTATATAAATCTCTATATCGCCCGGGCTGGGAAAAAGAATAGCATTACTACATTTTCTTCTCTTAAAAGAGCCAGAAATGTTTTGGAAATGTGGATTGATAAATATGAACTCTGCCAAAGACTTTGCAGCCTTGAAAAAGGTTCTGGAAATTGTTTTAACTACACGATCAAAAAATGCCATGGTGCCTGTATTGAGGAAGAATCGGCTGAATCTTATAATGAGCGGGTAAGAGCACTTATTGATCAACATTCTTATAAAAATCAACATATGTTAGTAATAGATCGAGGTAGGGATATTGATGAAAAAAGCGCTTTGCTTGTGGAGGATGGTGAATTTAAAGGAATTGGATATTTTAATTTAAATCACCAAATCAATAACATAGACATCATTAGATCTATAATAACCCCAATGAAAAACGATAGGGATGCACAGCATATTATTCAAAGTTATCTACGCCGAAATTCCAGGTTAAAAATTGTTCAGTTAGACCCGCTGGCTAAATAA
- a CDS encoding DJ-1/PfpI family protein, which yields MKKILFLTGDFAEDYETMVPFQMLVMLGYTVHTVCPGKKKGDKIKTAIHDFEGDQTYTEKPGHLFELNYSFDDVKVEDYAGFVMAGGRAPEYLRLNKRVIEITKHFFEKDKPVASICHAIQILTVAKVLEGRTLTAYPTIGPEIELVGGTYKEVDPTEAVVEGNLVTSPAWPGHSAFIREFVKLLGAKIEI from the coding sequence ATGAAAAAAATACTGTTCTTAACTGGAGATTTTGCTGAAGATTACGAAACTATGGTTCCATTCCAAATGCTGGTAATGTTGGGATACACCGTGCACACAGTTTGTCCTGGAAAGAAAAAAGGTGACAAGATAAAAACTGCCATTCACGATTTTGAAGGAGACCAGACTTACACAGAAAAACCCGGACATTTATTTGAACTCAACTACTCTTTTGATGATGTAAAAGTTGAAGATTATGCCGGTTTTGTAATGGCTGGAGGTCGTGCTCCGGAATATCTTAGGTTGAATAAAAGAGTAATAGAGATCACTAAACATTTCTTTGAAAAAGATAAACCTGTAGCTTCCATTTGCCACGCGATCCAAATTCTTACGGTAGCAAAGGTATTGGAGGGTAGAACGCTTACAGCATACCCAACTATAGGCCCCGAAATTGAACTGGTAGGAGGAACCTATAAAGAAGTTGATCCTACTGAAGCGGTTGTAGAAGGTAACTTAGTTACTTCCCCAGCCTGGCCTGGTCATTCTGCTTTTATCAGGGAATTTGTAAAGCTTCTGGGAGCAAAAATTGAGATTTAA
- a CDS encoding DUF1015 domain-containing protein, which yields MTKILPFRAVRPQRAKAGLVATKSFEDYTEAEIRAILQYNPYSFLHILNPGYKFQHEITGGQRFQMVKNRYLEFKEEDSFIKDKKPAYYLYKIVSRESTCCGIIAAASAEDYENNLIKRHEDTIAHRETMFKDYLKVVGFNTEPVLLTYPDNSKINEVIDQVMDTRPEYEFATANREIHYLWKIDEKDLLKKIQQEFDQMPHLYIADGHHRSASSYLLAQESREANPNHTGKEAYNYFMSYLISESNLKIHEFSRLITDLNGHTKEEFLIHLDEYFRIENHGMQVYKPLQKHHFNMYLDGEFYSLYLRKTNYEFSDSLSKLDPYILYKKILQPILGIEDLRNDRRISYIHGKNDLIEIKTRIDKGEFAVGFGMLPLSIREIKETADEGLTMPPKSTYIEPKLLNGLTIYEFETTKK from the coding sequence TTGACCAAAATACTTCCATTTAGAGCGGTTAGACCGCAACGGGCTAAAGCCGGCCTGGTAGCTACAAAATCTTTTGAAGATTATACTGAAGCTGAAATAAGAGCGATCTTACAATATAACCCGTATTCATTTTTACATATTCTGAATCCGGGTTATAAATTTCAGCACGAAATCACCGGCGGGCAGCGCTTTCAAATGGTCAAAAATCGCTATCTGGAGTTTAAGGAAGAGGATTCTTTTATAAAAGATAAAAAACCGGCATACTATCTTTATAAAATTGTGAGTCGGGAAAGTACCTGCTGCGGAATTATAGCCGCCGCCAGTGCCGAAGATTATGAAAACAACCTTATAAAAAGGCACGAAGATACCATCGCTCACCGAGAAACGATGTTTAAAGACTACTTAAAAGTAGTAGGCTTTAATACTGAACCGGTATTACTTACCTATCCCGATAATTCCAAAATAAATGAAGTAATTGACCAGGTCATGGACACCCGTCCAGAATATGAATTTGCTACTGCAAACCGGGAAATTCATTATTTATGGAAAATTGATGAAAAGGATTTACTGAAAAAAATTCAGCAAGAATTTGACCAAATGCCGCATTTGTATATTGCCGATGGCCACCATAGAAGTGCTTCTTCTTATTTGCTAGCACAGGAGTCCAGGGAAGCTAATCCCAATCACACCGGGAAGGAAGCTTATAATTATTTTATGAGCTATCTTATTTCAGAAAGCAATTTAAAGATCCACGAATTTAGCAGGCTCATTACCGATTTAAATGGGCACACCAAAGAAGAGTTTCTTATTCATCTCGATGAATATTTCAGAATTGAAAATCACGGGATGCAAGTTTATAAACCACTACAAAAACATCATTTTAATATGTATTTGGATGGGGAGTTTTATTCCCTTTACTTGCGAAAGACAAACTATGAATTCAGCGATTCTTTGAGTAAATTAGATCCCTATATCCTTTATAAAAAAATATTGCAACCAATTTTGGGGATTGAAGATCTTAGAAATGACAGGCGTATTTCTTATATTCACGGTAAGAATGATCTTATTGAAATTAAAACCCGAATAGATAAAGGCGAATTTGCAGTTGGTTTTGGAATGCTTCCCCTAAGCATCAGGGAAATTAAAGAAACTGCCGATGAAGGTTTAACCATGCCTCCAAAAAGCACCTACATTGAGCCCAAACTATTGAACGGGTTAACCATTTATGAATTCGAAACCACTAAAAAATAA
- a CDS encoding Gfo/Idh/MocA family protein, translating to MLKVGVLGAGHLGKIHLKLLNQSEKYELVGFYDANSGNAEKIATEFGYKKFDTIEDLIAAVDVVDVVTPTLSHFEVAKKTITAGKHLFIEKPITNTFAEAEELIALAKKHGVKGQVGHVERFNPAFRAVASRIENPMFIEAHRLAEFNPRGTDVPVVLDLMIHDIDAVLSVVKSKVKNINASGVSVISDTPDIANARIEFENGCVANLTASRISMKNMRKSRFFQRDAYISVDFLEKKCEVVKMKDAPEKEDDYAMILQNAEGIKKQIYFDNPDVSPNNAILDELETFADAINNNTTPIVTLEQGAEALRVANGVIESFSK from the coding sequence ATGCTGAAAGTAGGCGTGCTTGGTGCAGGACACTTAGGAAAGATACATTTAAAATTACTTAATCAATCTGAAAAATATGAGCTGGTAGGTTTCTACGATGCCAATTCAGGAAATGCTGAAAAGATTGCTACGGAATTCGGCTATAAAAAATTTGATACCATAGAAGACCTCATCGCCGCGGTAGATGTGGTCGATGTAGTAACTCCTACCCTTTCCCATTTTGAAGTAGCTAAAAAAACAATTACCGCAGGTAAACATCTTTTTATAGAAAAACCCATTACCAACACATTTGCGGAAGCCGAAGAACTTATCGCTTTAGCCAAGAAGCATGGCGTAAAAGGCCAGGTGGGACACGTAGAACGTTTTAATCCGGCTTTTAGAGCTGTAGCTTCCCGAATTGAAAACCCTATGTTTATTGAGGCGCATCGTCTTGCAGAGTTTAATCCGCGTGGCACAGATGTTCCTGTGGTTCTGGATTTAATGATCCACGATATTGATGCTGTTTTAAGCGTAGTAAAGTCGAAAGTAAAAAATATTAATGCCAGCGGAGTTTCAGTGATTAGCGATACTCCAGATATTGCCAACGCTAGAATTGAATTTGAAAACGGATGCGTGGCCAACTTAACCGCCAGCCGAATTTCTATGAAAAATATGCGGAAATCCAGATTTTTTCAGCGAGACGCTTATATCTCTGTAGATTTTCTAGAGAAAAAATGCGAGGTGGTGAAAATGAAAGATGCCCCCGAAAAAGAAGATGATTACGCGATGATCTTGCAAAACGCAGAAGGAATAAAAAAACAAATCTATTTTGATAATCCTGATGTTTCTCCAAACAACGCCATTTTAGACGAGTTGGAAACTTTTGCCGACGCCATTAATAATAATACCACTCCAATAGTGACGCTGGAACAGGGCGCTGAAGCCTTGCGTGTTGCCAACGGAGTTATTGAAAGTTTTAGTAAATAA
- a CDS encoding ion transporter — protein sequence MAKTQPKSGWKSKVHEIIYEADTPSGKFFDIALLVVIFASIILVMLESVSSINVKYYWHFYIAEWIITIIFTIEYILRIIAIKKPKNYIFSFYGIVDLLSTIPTYIAFIFGGHNLLFAVRALRLLRVFRILKIARYVGESNRLLLALRNSRPKIIVFLFAVLIICIIMGTVMHLVEGEEGGFDNIPLSIYWCIVTLTTVGFGDIHPVTPAGRFIASFIMIVGYGIIAVPTGIVTSEITRSQKDKIPTNTQACPHCNETNHLDKAEFCHNCGKVLNE from the coding sequence TTGGCTAAAACACAACCAAAATCAGGCTGGAAATCTAAAGTCCACGAAATAATCTACGAAGCTGATACACCATCTGGTAAATTTTTCGATATAGCCCTGCTTGTAGTAATTTTTGCTAGTATTATCCTGGTTATGCTTGAGAGTGTGAGCTCTATTAATGTAAAATATTACTGGCATTTCTATATTGCTGAATGGATCATTACCATAATTTTTACCATAGAATACATTTTACGAATTATTGCGATTAAAAAACCTAAAAATTATATTTTTAGTTTTTATGGAATAGTAGATTTACTTTCTACAATCCCAACCTATATTGCTTTCATTTTTGGAGGACATAATCTACTATTTGCCGTTAGGGCGTTAAGATTATTGCGTGTATTTAGAATCTTAAAAATTGCTCGCTACGTAGGGGAATCTAATAGATTATTACTTGCTTTAAGAAACAGTCGTCCCAAAATTATTGTTTTCCTTTTTGCCGTACTTATCATTTGTATAATTATGGGAACAGTAATGCATTTGGTTGAAGGAGAAGAAGGAGGTTTTGATAATATCCCACTGAGTATTTATTGGTGTATTGTTACCCTTACTACCGTTGGTTTTGGTGATATTCACCCGGTTACACCGGCGGGACGTTTTATCGCATCTTTTATTATGATAGTTGGTTATGGAATCATTGCCGTTCCCACAGGCATTGTAACATCAGAGATAACACGCTCTCAAAAAGATAAAATTCCTACCAATACTCAAGCTTGTCCACATTGTAATGAAACAAATCATTTAGATAAAGCAGAATTTTGCCACAACTGCGGAAAAGTACTTAATGAATAA
- a CDS encoding 3-hydroxyacyl-CoA dehydrogenase family protein, producing the protein MKNIAVIGAGTMGNGIAHTFAQFGYKVNLIDISEESLDKGMKTISGNLDRMVSKEKISEADKEATLNNITTFTDIPEGVKEIDLVVEAATENEDLKLKIFKQLDENCSAETILASNTSSISITKIASVVSNPERVIGMHFMNPVPIMKLVEIIRGYNTSDKVTKSVMELSENLKKVPVEANDYPGFVANRILMPMINEAIETFYNNVAGVKEIDTVMKLGMAHPMGPLQLADFIGLDVCHSILEVMYDGFKNPKYAPCPLLTNMVMAGKLGIKSGEGFYDYSESKKAEKVSSQFS; encoded by the coding sequence ATGAAAAATATAGCAGTTATAGGAGCAGGAACAATGGGCAACGGAATCGCCCACACTTTTGCCCAATTTGGATACAAAGTAAACCTTATAGACATTTCAGAAGAAAGTCTGGATAAGGGAATGAAAACTATTTCGGGGAATTTAGACCGAATGGTTTCTAAAGAAAAAATAAGTGAAGCAGATAAAGAAGCTACACTAAACAACATTACCACATTTACCGATATTCCTGAAGGTGTTAAGGAAATAGATCTTGTAGTTGAAGCAGCTACAGAAAATGAAGACCTAAAACTTAAAATCTTTAAGCAACTGGACGAAAATTGTTCAGCAGAAACCATTTTAGCGAGTAACACTTCTTCAATTTCTATTACAAAAATCGCTTCAGTAGTTTCCAATCCCGAGCGTGTTATTGGAATGCATTTTATGAACCCTGTACCAATTATGAAACTGGTAGAGATTATTCGCGGTTATAACACAAGCGATAAGGTTACTAAAAGCGTTATGGAACTTTCAGAAAACCTGAAAAAAGTTCCGGTTGAAGCTAACGATTACCCGGGCTTTGTTGCCAACCGTATTTTGATGCCTATGATAAACGAGGCAATTGAAACTTTTTACAACAACGTTGCTGGCGTTAAGGAAATTGACACCGTAATGAAATTAGGAATGGCACACCCAATGGGCCCGCTTCAATTAGCCGATTTTATAGGTTTAGATGTTTGTCATTCTATCCTGGAAGTGATGTACGACGGTTTCAAAAATCCGAAATACGCACCCTGTCCTCTATTGACTAACATGGTTATGGCTGGAAAACTGGGAATAAAATCTGGTGAAGGTTTTTATGATTATTCTGAAAGTAAAAAAGCCGAAAAGGTTTCTTCACAATTCAGCTAA